A genomic window from Thermodesulfitimonas autotrophica includes:
- a CDS encoding class II aldolase/adducin family protein: MNLLAEKAREQVARAGVRMARAGLVLGTWGNVSCRVSREDLVVITPSGMAYDALQPRDIVVVDLNGSVVEGERRPSTELELHLAIYRARPDVKAVMHTHSVFASAMAVARLPVPPVVEDVAQIVGGAVPVAEYAPAGSRELAENVVRALGQGGAVLLANHGLVGVGDSLDEAFNVCQIVEKAAQIYILAGLIGTPTILGENEVIDLRYRYLTSYGQNKGGGERR; this comes from the coding sequence ATGAACCTGCTGGCGGAGAAGGCGCGCGAGCAGGTGGCCCGGGCAGGCGTACGGATGGCGCGGGCCGGGTTGGTCCTCGGAACCTGGGGCAACGTTTCTTGCCGGGTTTCGCGGGAGGACCTGGTGGTGATCACCCCGAGCGGGATGGCTTACGACGCCCTTCAGCCGCGAGATATCGTGGTGGTTGACCTCAACGGGAGCGTTGTCGAGGGCGAGCGGCGCCCTTCAACGGAGCTGGAGCTGCACCTCGCCATCTACCGCGCGCGGCCCGACGTGAAGGCGGTCATGCACACCCACAGCGTTTTCGCCAGCGCGATGGCGGTGGCGCGGCTGCCGGTGCCGCCGGTGGTGGAGGACGTGGCGCAGATCGTCGGGGGCGCAGTGCCCGTGGCGGAATACGCCCCCGCTGGTTCGCGGGAGCTGGCGGAGAATGTGGTCCGGGCCCTCGGTCAGGGGGGCGCCGTTTTGCTGGCTAATCACGGCCTGGTGGGCGTGGGAGACAGTCTTGACGAAGCCTTTAACGTCTGTCAGATAGTTGAAAAAGCGGCGCAGATTTATATTCTCGCCGGCCTTATCGGTACCCCGACAATCCTGGGCGAAAACGAAGTTATCGATCTCCGCTACAGGTACCTGACTTCTTACGGGCAGAATAAAGGTGGGGGGGAACGGCGGTGA
- a CDS encoding amidohydrolase, which yields MKILIRGVTVVPVTGPEAVIRDGAVAVADGEIVYVGPADGLPDGFTADRVLGGPGMVALPGLVNAHTHAAMTLFRSYADDLPLMKWLEEAIWPLEQKLIAEDVYWGTLLACAEMLLGGTTTFADMYFFMDRVAAAVEKSGIRASLSRGLIGIAPNAEKALKESRAFVREWHGRANGRITCMLGPHAPYTCPPDYLRKVVAMAAELGVGIHIHVAETRQEVEGIKKQYGCSPVALLAETGLLDLPVLAAHCVHLSPEDIAILAAKGAAVAHNPESNMKLASGIAPVTELLTAGVTVGLGTDGAASNNNLDMLEEMRSAALLQKVAREDPEALPAYAALEMATIGGARALGLGDKIGTLQPGKRADIILLNLRRPHLYPPHDVVAHIVYAAQAGDVDTVIVDGNVVVEGGRLLTLDLDTVLDNARHCALRLVGKPKARSLL from the coding sequence GTGAAGATTTTGATCCGGGGCGTGACGGTGGTGCCAGTTACCGGTCCGGAGGCGGTGATCCGGGACGGGGCAGTGGCGGTTGCCGACGGGGAGATCGTCTATGTCGGCCCGGCGGATGGCTTGCCGGACGGTTTTACTGCGGACCGGGTTCTGGGTGGGCCCGGGATGGTGGCCCTGCCCGGTTTGGTGAACGCGCATACCCACGCTGCGATGACTCTCTTCCGGAGCTACGCAGACGACCTTCCCCTGATGAAGTGGCTTGAAGAGGCGATCTGGCCCCTGGAGCAGAAACTCATCGCGGAGGACGTTTACTGGGGGACGCTACTCGCCTGCGCGGAAATGCTGCTCGGGGGAACGACTACCTTTGCCGATATGTACTTCTTTATGGACCGGGTAGCGGCAGCGGTGGAGAAAAGCGGCATTAGGGCTTCTCTTTCCCGGGGCCTCATCGGGATTGCGCCTAACGCCGAAAAGGCGCTGAAAGAGAGCCGAGCCTTCGTCCGGGAGTGGCACGGCAGGGCGAACGGCCGGATTACCTGTATGCTCGGACCGCACGCCCCTTATACCTGCCCACCTGACTACCTGCGAAAGGTGGTTGCCATGGCGGCGGAACTCGGCGTCGGCATTCACATCCACGTCGCGGAGACGCGCCAGGAAGTGGAGGGGATCAAAAAACAGTACGGCTGCTCCCCGGTGGCGTTGCTGGCCGAAACCGGTCTTCTGGACCTCCCTGTGCTTGCCGCTCACTGTGTGCACCTTTCCCCGGAAGATATCGCTATCCTGGCGGCGAAAGGGGCGGCGGTGGCCCACAACCCCGAAAGCAACATGAAGCTCGCCAGCGGCATCGCCCCGGTCACGGAGCTTTTGACGGCGGGAGTAACCGTGGGTCTCGGCACGGACGGCGCAGCGAGCAATAACAACTTAGATATGCTCGAAGAGATGCGTTCGGCGGCGCTCCTGCAAAAGGTGGCGCGCGAGGATCCGGAGGCGCTGCCGGCTTACGCGGCGCTCGAAATGGCGACCATCGGCGGGGCGCGGGCGCTTGGCCTCGGAGACAAAATTGGCACCCTCCAACCGGGTAAGCGCGCCGATATCATTCTGCTCAACCTGCGCCGGCCCCACCTCTACCCGCCGCACGATGTCGTTGCCCACATCGTTTATGCGGCGCAGGCGGGGGACGTCGATACGGTCATCGTTGACGGCAACGTGGTGGTGGAGGGGGGGCGTCTGCTCACCCTCGACCTGGACACGGTCCTCGATAACGCCCGCCATTGCGCGCTGCGCCTGGTAGGCAAGCCGAAGGCGCGCAGCCTACTATAA
- a CDS encoding class I SAM-dependent rRNA methyltransferase, with product MAEAVLLPGKEKRVQAGHPWVYRTEVGAVRGEFAPGDVVDIRDARGRYLGRGYANPASQIFIRFLTRQDEAIDRAFFRRRLELAAAYREKVVKDTTAYRLVNAEADFLPALIVDRYGAYLVVQFLSLGMERFKTLITDLLVELFSPQGIYERSDVAVREREGLALVTGPLYGEVPQFVEIDEGGTRFRVDLHAGQKTGFFLDQRENRRAVAELAAGARVLDCFCYTGGFAVSAARGGAAAVLGIDISGAALALARENAALNGVAERCTFHEANSFDALRHLAAAGERFDLVVLDPPAFTKSKEALPGAIRGYKEVNLRAMKLLPSGGFLVTCSCSYHLTEDLFLQVVAAAAHDARRTLRLVELRRQARDHPMLMNAPETYYLKCGIFQVF from the coding sequence GTGGCTGAAGCAGTTCTCTTACCAGGAAAAGAGAAAAGGGTGCAGGCGGGGCACCCCTGGGTCTACCGGACCGAGGTCGGTGCGGTGCGGGGCGAGTTCGCACCGGGGGATGTGGTCGACATCCGCGACGCCCGCGGGCGTTATTTGGGGCGGGGTTACGCCAATCCGGCCTCCCAGATATTCATCCGCTTTCTTACCAGGCAGGACGAAGCGATCGACCGGGCCTTTTTCCGGCGGCGGCTTGAGTTAGCGGCGGCTTACCGGGAAAAGGTAGTAAAAGATACTACCGCCTACCGCCTCGTCAACGCCGAGGCGGATTTCCTCCCGGCCCTGATTGTAGACCGTTACGGTGCTTACCTGGTGGTCCAGTTTTTGTCTCTCGGGATGGAGCGGTTCAAAACGCTCATCACCGACCTGCTCGTGGAGCTTTTCAGCCCCCAAGGGATCTATGAGCGCAGCGATGTTGCCGTCCGGGAGCGCGAAGGGTTGGCGCTGGTTACCGGGCCGCTTTACGGTGAGGTACCGCAGTTTGTGGAAATCGACGAAGGCGGGACGCGTTTCCGGGTGGACCTGCACGCCGGCCAGAAAACCGGTTTCTTCCTCGACCAGCGGGAAAACCGGCGCGCGGTGGCCGAACTTGCCGCCGGGGCGCGGGTGCTTGATTGCTTCTGCTACACCGGCGGTTTTGCGGTTAGCGCGGCCCGCGGCGGTGCCGCTGCCGTTCTCGGGATCGACATTTCCGGCGCGGCGCTTGCCTTGGCCCGGGAAAACGCTGCTTTGAACGGCGTGGCCGAACGGTGCACCTTTCATGAAGCGAACTCCTTCGACGCGCTCCGGCATCTCGCTGCTGCCGGCGAGCGTTTTGACCTGGTGGTGCTTGACCCGCCGGCCTTTACCAAATCGAAAGAGGCATTGCCGGGAGCTATCCGGGGGTACAAGGAGGTCAACCTCCGGGCTATGAAGCTTCTCCCATCCGGCGGTTTTTTAGTAACCTGTTCCTGCTCCTACCACCTCACCGAAGACCTTTTTCTACAAGTGGTCGCCGCCGCCGCCCATGATGCACGGCGCACCCTGCGCCTGGTGGAACTGCGCCGCCAGGCGCGCGACCACCCGATGCTAATGAACGCTCCCGAAACCTATTACCTGAAATGTGGGATATTCCAAGTCTTCTAA
- a CDS encoding PAS domain S-box protein, with amino-acid sequence MSTGHARGETLHRREEDCRLQEYFSFILQLFDGCLQPVAVVDHDGRFLGGNSAFAALTGYSEEELRGRTEAALTPPEWCEATAHILEELCRTGLSQQYEKEILRQDGTRVPVEILAHRVAVGAGGTFFTILLVKDITKEKEAERALRESEERYRSLVDLSPDGIVVHSEGRIVFANKAAARLLGTAGPEELVGLPVLAIVHPDYREAVKARIEQVKNSEAVPALPPVRQKLLRVDGTAVDVEVAASRLIYAGKVAVQAVVRDITEWKRSEEKLVNLSRQLQAIIDSSSDLIFLKDKDFRYVVANKEHEKLFKVKVEEIIGKTDFDFMPPEVARGCRESDLAALNSGDPVRREEYVGERCFHIVKQRVADANGNILGIAGVIRDITELKRVEKGIIHSLAKLERTLEGTVNALATMAEKRDPYTAGHQRRVAQLACAIAAEMGLPPDQVAGLRVAGMLHDIGKIYVPAEILSKPGRISEYEFSIIKTHPEVGYDIVKEIEFPWPVAQIILQHHERLNGSGYPVGLRDKEILLEARILAVADVVEAMSSHRPYRPALGTAAALAEITEKSGLLYDPAVVAVCLRLFTEKGFRLA; translated from the coding sequence TTGAGCACGGGACACGCCAGGGGCGAAACACTGCACAGGCGGGAGGAAGATTGCCGGCTGCAGGAGTATTTCTCCTTTATCCTGCAGCTATTCGACGGTTGCTTGCAGCCGGTGGCCGTGGTTGACCATGACGGGCGCTTCCTGGGCGGTAACAGTGCTTTTGCTGCGCTTACGGGATACAGCGAGGAGGAGCTGCGCGGGCGAACGGAAGCCGCGCTCACTCCTCCGGAATGGTGCGAGGCTACGGCTCATATTCTGGAGGAATTGTGCCGTACCGGGTTGTCGCAACAGTACGAAAAGGAAATTTTGCGGCAGGACGGGACGCGCGTCCCGGTCGAAATCTTGGCGCACCGGGTGGCGGTGGGGGCGGGCGGTACCTTCTTTACCATCTTGCTGGTAAAAGATATCACGAAGGAAAAAGAGGCAGAGCGGGCGCTCCGGGAGAGTGAAGAGCGGTACCGCTCGCTTGTGGATCTCTCCCCCGACGGGATCGTCGTTCACAGCGAGGGCCGGATAGTTTTTGCTAATAAAGCCGCGGCCAGACTCCTTGGTACCGCCGGTCCGGAGGAGCTTGTCGGCCTGCCGGTGCTCGCGATCGTTCACCCTGATTACCGGGAAGCAGTTAAAGCGAGGATTGAGCAGGTAAAAAACAGCGAAGCGGTACCCGCGCTGCCTCCCGTCCGGCAAAAACTCCTCCGCGTTGACGGGACGGCCGTCGACGTGGAGGTAGCGGCGAGCCGGCTAATTTATGCGGGGAAAGTAGCCGTGCAGGCTGTCGTGCGGGACATCACCGAGTGGAAGCGCAGCGAGGAGAAGCTCGTAAACCTTTCCCGCCAGCTGCAGGCGATCATCGATTCTTCGAGCGACCTGATTTTTCTCAAGGATAAAGATTTCCGCTACGTGGTGGCCAACAAAGAGCACGAAAAGCTTTTCAAGGTTAAGGTCGAGGAGATCATCGGGAAGACCGACTTCGACTTTATGCCGCCGGAGGTGGCCAGAGGGTGCCGCGAGAGCGACCTGGCGGCTTTAAACTCAGGCGACCCTGTGCGCCGTGAGGAGTACGTGGGCGAGCGCTGTTTCCACATCGTTAAGCAAAGGGTTGCCGACGCAAACGGCAACATCCTCGGTATTGCCGGTGTGATCCGCGACATTACGGAGCTCAAGCGGGTAGAGAAAGGGATTATCCATAGCCTCGCCAAGTTGGAGCGGACCCTTGAGGGGACCGTTAACGCTCTGGCTACCATGGCCGAGAAGCGGGACCCTTACACCGCCGGCCACCAGCGCCGCGTCGCTCAGCTCGCCTGCGCCATAGCGGCGGAGATGGGGCTGCCACCGGACCAAGTTGCGGGCCTCCGGGTGGCCGGGATGCTGCACGATATCGGCAAGATCTACGTTCCGGCGGAGATCCTGAGTAAGCCCGGCCGGATAAGCGAGTACGAGTTTAGCATCATCAAGACCCATCCGGAAGTCGGTTACGATATCGTCAAGGAGATCGAGTTTCCGTGGCCCGTTGCGCAGATCATCCTCCAGCACCACGAGCGGCTGAACGGCTCCGGTTACCCGGTGGGCTTGAGGGATAAGGAGATCCTCCTTGAGGCCAGGATCCTGGCGGTAGCGGACGTTGTCGAAGCGATGTCCTCCCACCGCCCCTACCGCCCGGCGCTGGGGACCGCAGCAGCCCTTGCCGAAATCACCGAAAAGAGCGGCCTCCTGTACGATCCTGCCGTAGTGGCTGTTTGCCTGCGGCTCTTTACCGAAAAGGGCTTCCGGCTGGCGTGA
- a CDS encoding quinate 5-dehydrogenase: MKRVVSVSLGSSKRDHTVQIEILGETFEISRRGTDGDLAKAVRLLRELDGKVDAIGLGGIDVYLVAGGRRYAIKDGLRLLRTLKVTPACDGSGLKNTLERKVVAELFRAGILRRGQRVLLVSAVDRFGMAEALVENGAEVIFGDLIFALGIPVPLRSLRTVALLAALVLPVLGRLSFKLLYPTGQKQEKETPKYGRYYDWAEVVAGDFHYIKRYLPPHIPGKIILTNTTTKKDELLLKERGARMLITTTPELQGRSFGTNVMEAVFLALLGKKWEEVTPADYLSLIEKIGLGPSIRVLRES, encoded by the coding sequence TTGAAAAGGGTGGTTAGTGTCAGTCTTGGCTCTTCAAAGCGCGACCATACCGTTCAGATAGAGATTCTGGGCGAAACCTTTGAGATCAGCCGGCGGGGGACCGATGGCGATTTGGCGAAGGCAGTCCGGCTGTTGCGGGAACTTGACGGCAAGGTGGACGCCATTGGCCTCGGGGGGATCGACGTTTACCTGGTCGCTGGCGGCAGGCGCTACGCGATCAAAGACGGTTTACGCCTGCTGCGGACCCTGAAGGTTACACCGGCGTGCGACGGCTCCGGCTTAAAGAACACGCTGGAGCGGAAAGTGGTCGCGGAGCTTTTCCGTGCGGGCATCCTCCGGCGCGGGCAGCGGGTGTTACTGGTGAGCGCTGTCGACCGCTTCGGGATGGCGGAGGCGCTCGTAGAAAACGGGGCGGAGGTGATTTTCGGGGACCTGATTTTCGCCCTCGGGATTCCGGTGCCGCTGCGGAGCCTGCGGACGGTGGCCCTTCTCGCGGCGCTTGTCCTCCCGGTTCTCGGGCGGCTGTCTTTCAAGCTCCTTTATCCTACCGGGCAGAAACAGGAGAAGGAGACGCCGAAGTACGGCCGCTACTACGATTGGGCCGAGGTGGTGGCCGGCGACTTTCACTACATCAAGCGTTACCTCCCTCCCCACATACCCGGGAAGATAATCCTGACCAATACAACCACTAAAAAGGACGAGTTACTGCTGAAGGAACGCGGGGCCAGGATGCTCATCACCACCACCCCTGAGCTGCAGGGCCGTTCCTTCGGAACCAACGTGATGGAGGCCGTTTTTTTGGCGCTTCTCGGCAAGAAATGGGAGGAGGTTACCCCTGCCGATTATCTATCGCTCATCGAGAAAATAGGGCTTGGGCCTTCAATCAGGGTTCTGCGGGAAAGTTAG
- a CDS encoding L,D-transpeptidase family protein has translation MRVNAVGRMNPCWKRAALAAVMFLLLLLGPAPAQATTGNEGVTAGGLGATSIEASSLISFLRFLTGYFLPVTTGEQHQPATIIIDTTRCRLLLFFGTRLYHSYPVAVGKPETPTPVGNWRIKRKAMNWGTGFGTRWLGLDVPWGIYGIHGTNKPYTIGGYESAGCIRMFNEDVEALYPLVQPGTPVIVVGSILRGPRVLREGDCGSDVMEVQRLLQRRGYYSGRVDGNFGREMREAVVRFRQTHRLPPDDCVDDPVYRLLGL, from the coding sequence GTGCGGGTTAATGCGGTGGGGCGAATGAATCCTTGCTGGAAACGAGCGGCGCTCGCCGCCGTCATGTTCCTCTTGCTGCTATTGGGGCCGGCACCGGCGCAGGCAACCACGGGAAACGAAGGGGTAACCGCGGGCGGGCTTGGCGCGACAAGTATCGAGGCCAGCAGCTTGATCTCTTTTCTCCGGTTCCTGACCGGCTACTTCCTCCCGGTAACTACCGGCGAGCAACACCAACCGGCTACCATCATCATCGATACGACGCGCTGCCGGCTGCTGCTCTTTTTCGGAACCAGGCTCTACCATTCTTACCCGGTAGCGGTTGGCAAACCGGAAACTCCTACCCCTGTCGGCAACTGGCGCATCAAACGGAAGGCAATGAACTGGGGCACCGGCTTTGGTACCCGGTGGCTCGGCCTCGACGTTCCCTGGGGGATTTACGGTATCCACGGCACAAACAAGCCGTACACCATCGGGGGTTACGAGAGTGCCGGCTGCATCCGGATGTTTAACGAGGATGTGGAGGCTCTTTACCCTTTGGTGCAGCCTGGCACGCCGGTTATCGTCGTAGGCAGCATCCTGCGCGGACCACGCGTGCTCCGGGAGGGAGATTGCGGGAGCGACGTGATGGAGGTCCAGAGACTCCTGCAGCGCCGCGGCTATTACAGCGGGCGGGTTGACGGCAACTTCGGGCGGGAAATGCGGGAGGCGGTAGTGCGCTTTCGCCAAACGCACCGGCTCCCTCCGGACGACTGCGTAGACGATCCCGTGTACCGGCTGCTCGGCCTATAG
- a CDS encoding N-acetylmuramoyl-L-alanine amidase, with amino-acid sequence MSFPRALSIRFIFLSFAALIFFILPAIAHAATVVVTGSYVNLRSGPGTGYLKVGQISRGAQLTVVGKSGDWYRVRLQSGREVWIAGWLVKPVAGQDALTGQGSGWQAAALPATVVVTGSYVNLRSGPGTGYLKVGQISRGAQLTVVGKSGDWYRVRLQSGREVWIAGWLVKPVAGQAPAEEPPQGAPVETRPQTSFPGTPPVSAAPEAAGPPASQAGGSGPGVPVTVPVPVSRGESNGSLLNYELQEYDGTTEVTFTFSRPVDTRVAFVPDPPRLAIDIKGLPPGDLPGSRSYGSGLVSGIRAAWFEPETARVVLDLAPDKQVRWEAIPAADKCCLKVRVAPGPLYTVAGKVIVLDPGHGGSDPGAIGPTGLQEKDFNLAVARLAAAELSRRGARVYLTRTDDVYVDLYSRAALANDLGADAFVSVHANAWGNPNEVDRMAGTSTWYAPVADPASRKAGSERLAMCLQKSLVEKAGRKDLGLFTANFAVLRNTTMPAALVEVAFISNREEEGLMYADWFRQAAATGVVEGLERYFAQI; translated from the coding sequence ATGTCGTTCCCAAGAGCACTCTCTATTCGTTTTATTTTCCTCAGTTTTGCGGCGCTTATTTTCTTTATCTTGCCCGCGATTGCTCATGCGGCAACAGTGGTGGTGACCGGGTCCTACGTGAACCTGCGGAGCGGTCCGGGGACGGGCTACTTGAAAGTGGGCCAGATTTCGCGGGGTGCGCAGTTGACGGTGGTGGGGAAGTCGGGTGATTGGTACCGGGTGCGGCTGCAGAGCGGCCGGGAGGTGTGGATCGCCGGCTGGCTGGTGAAGCCGGTCGCCGGGCAGGATGCTCTGACCGGGCAGGGGAGCGGCTGGCAGGCCGCGGCATTGCCGGCAACAGTGGTGGTGACCGGGTCCTACGTGAACCTGCGGAGCGGTCCGGGGACGGGCTACTTGAAAGTGGGCCAGATTTCGCGAGGTGCGCAGTTGACGGTGGTGGGGAAGTCGGGTGATTGGTACCGGGTGCGGCTGCAGAGCGGCCGGGAGGTGTGGATCGCCGGCTGGCTGGTGAAGCCGGTCGCCGGGCAGGCACCAGCAGAGGAGCCACCACAGGGAGCGCCGGTGGAAACGCGGCCGCAGACTTCTTTTCCCGGAACACCGCCGGTTTCTGCCGCGCCGGAGGCTGCTGGCCCTCCTGCCTCCCAAGCCGGTGGTTCCGGGCCGGGTGTGCCGGTCACAGTACCGGTGCCGGTGAGTAGAGGCGAAAGCAACGGCAGTTTGCTAAATTACGAGCTTCAAGAATATGATGGTACCACGGAAGTGACGTTTACCTTCTCCCGTCCGGTAGATACACGCGTTGCTTTTGTGCCGGACCCGCCACGGCTGGCAATCGATATTAAGGGCTTGCCGCCCGGGGACCTTCCCGGAAGCCGGAGTTACGGTTCCGGCCTGGTCTCCGGCATCCGGGCCGCCTGGTTCGAGCCGGAGACGGCCCGTGTGGTTCTTGACCTGGCGCCAGACAAGCAAGTTCGCTGGGAGGCGATTCCTGCTGCCGATAAGTGCTGCCTGAAGGTGCGGGTGGCGCCGGGCCCGCTTTACACTGTGGCCGGTAAGGTTATCGTTCTGGACCCGGGTCACGGGGGCAGTGATCCCGGAGCTATTGGCCCCACCGGGTTGCAGGAGAAAGATTTTAACCTGGCGGTTGCGCGCCTTGCCGCTGCGGAACTTAGCCGCCGGGGCGCCCGGGTTTATCTTACCCGCACCGACGACGTTTACGTGGACCTCTATTCCCGGGCAGCACTGGCAAACGACCTTGGCGCGGATGCCTTCGTTTCTGTCCACGCAAACGCCTGGGGAAACCCGAACGAGGTCGACCGTATGGCCGGGACCAGCACCTGGTACGCGCCCGTTGCCGATCCGGCTTCGCGGAAGGCGGGAAGCGAGCGCCTGGCTATGTGCCTCCAAAAATCTTTGGTGGAGAAGGCTGGAAGGAAGGACTTGGGGCTCTTCACGGCGAACTTCGCCGTATTGCGGAACACGACGATGCCCGCGGCCCTTGTAGAAGTAGCCTTTATTTCTAATCGGGAAGAGGAGGGGCTCATGTACGCCGACTGGTTCCGGCAGGCGGCGGCAACCGGGGTTGTCGAAGGATTGGAGCGTTACTTCGCGCAGATCTGA
- a CDS encoding two-component system sensor histidine kinase NtrB, protein MNSEILVLAGENEPWVEFLAGKFSLSRVDAAALPQVLREKGWSVLLLSKREAERDGWALCRRIKTSVGRVLIGLVQDVSLEPPARTAWADDLLDPAAQEEFSLRVANLLRIVQANSCFFKEQKGVSVLGNGARKFCGENGFLPPFRVAGRMALDPEITEYFVRLLSGVLNTTASFIPVSATPPWLSEDPNLAPFDSVGLPYCRTVAESAVRIGGVSPCRYHRWLASLRAVIERRPVTLPCPGGLMLYAAPVCLEFFHAKYPLGALVVGTGEIPLGPELVKIGHRLRLSVPLLREKAGIARTLMQRSEQVAACQLLESAAEYLAREVSYRYNVAYHEFLQAGACQQLFEKAPAEDRYPTAALERAEKLAAMGKLAAGLIHEIRNPLTSVRGFIQLLAEKKPPGDREREYLDVVLSEIDRANEIIRNFLYLSRAGKFRPVATDLGRVVRDILMIVENQAALKGIRLVSECAPDVPAVQADPEQIKQVLLNLIQNAFQAMPCGGQLTVRLYPDAAGKNVVLEVEDTGVGIPPEHFSHLGEAFFTTKEDGTGLGLAISYRIIEDHQGKISVQSEEGKGTRFTITLPVNPGQ, encoded by the coding sequence TTGAACAGCGAAATTCTGGTTCTGGCGGGCGAAAATGAGCCGTGGGTTGAATTTTTGGCGGGAAAGTTTTCGCTTTCGCGGGTTGACGCGGCAGCGCTGCCGCAGGTCCTGCGCGAAAAAGGTTGGTCTGTCCTGCTCCTGAGCAAACGGGAGGCCGAGCGGGACGGTTGGGCACTCTGCCGGAGAATCAAAACTTCGGTCGGCCGGGTGCTCATTGGGTTGGTGCAGGACGTTTCCCTTGAGCCTCCGGCAAGGACGGCGTGGGCGGACGACCTGCTCGACCCTGCGGCGCAGGAGGAGTTTTCTCTACGGGTGGCGAACCTGCTGCGCATCGTCCAGGCGAATAGCTGTTTTTTTAAGGAGCAAAAAGGGGTTAGTGTGCTGGGTAACGGTGCCCGGAAGTTTTGCGGTGAGAACGGCTTTCTGCCGCCTTTCCGGGTGGCCGGGAGGATGGCGCTCGATCCGGAGATCACCGAGTACTTCGTCCGGTTGCTCTCCGGCGTTCTCAACACCACTGCTTCTTTCATTCCGGTGAGCGCAACGCCGCCGTGGCTGAGCGAGGATCCCAATTTAGCGCCGTTCGATTCGGTCGGCCTGCCGTACTGCCGGACCGTCGCCGAGTCCGCAGTCCGCATCGGCGGCGTTTCACCCTGCCGGTACCACCGCTGGTTGGCAAGCCTGCGGGCGGTGATCGAGCGGCGTCCCGTCACGCTTCCCTGTCCGGGCGGGCTCATGCTTTACGCGGCTCCCGTCTGCCTCGAGTTCTTCCACGCCAAGTACCCTTTAGGCGCGTTAGTGGTCGGGACCGGCGAGATTCCTCTAGGGCCCGAACTGGTCAAGATCGGTCACCGGCTGCGGCTGAGCGTGCCGCTGCTGCGGGAAAAGGCCGGTATTGCGCGAACGCTAATGCAGCGGAGCGAGCAGGTGGCTGCCTGCCAGTTGCTTGAGTCTGCCGCCGAGTACTTGGCGCGGGAGGTTTCCTACCGCTACAACGTTGCCTACCACGAGTTCCTTCAGGCGGGTGCGTGCCAGCAGCTCTTCGAGAAAGCGCCGGCGGAGGACAGGTACCCGACCGCGGCGCTCGAGAGGGCGGAAAAGCTGGCGGCGATGGGAAAGCTCGCGGCCGGCCTCATTCACGAAATCAGGAATCCGCTAACCTCGGTGCGGGGCTTCATTCAGCTCTTGGCAGAGAAAAAGCCGCCGGGCGACCGGGAGCGGGAGTACCTGGATGTCGTCCTTTCCGAAATTGACCGGGCGAACGAGATCATCCGCAATTTCCTCTACCTTTCGCGGGCGGGGAAGTTCCGGCCGGTGGCCACCGACCTCGGCCGGGTGGTCAGGGATATCCTGATGATCGTGGAGAACCAGGCGGCGCTCAAGGGCATCAGGCTCGTTTCGGAGTGTGCGCCCGACGTGCCCGCGGTGCAAGCTGACCCGGAGCAGATAAAGCAGGTCCTGCTAAATCTCATCCAGAACGCCTTCCAGGCGATGCCCTGTGGCGGGCAACTCACGGTTCGTCTCTATCCCGACGCGGCGGGGAAAAATGTGGTTCTGGAAGTAGAGGATACAGGTGTGGGTATCCCGCCGGAGCACTTTTCGCATCTTGGCGAGGCCTTTTTCACCACCAAAGAAGACGGCACCGGACTGGGGCTTGCCATCAGCTACCGGATCATCGAGGACCACCAGGGAAAGATCAGCGTCCAGAGTGAGGAAGGAAAAGGCACCCGCTTCACCATCACCCTGCCGGTTAATCCCGGGCAATGA